The Euphorbia lathyris chromosome 8, ddEupLath1.1, whole genome shotgun sequence genome has a window encoding:
- the LOC136203258 gene encoding uncharacterized protein — translation MYRSFVTCDDPKGVVECGTIRKSKDASQKIEDKLQNHRRDKTTMMPPREEDYPSPASYQLLEVSRGAQKLNQLIDSWSKGLSYESSRGQSKDVAKELLKGALDLQDSLTMLGKLQEASHYVSKLKNKKHKEKVERGRFDDVWCGRTTPSRFGCHDHRFSGDGSSGESIEELRNAIRDGFARQNVLANRCSLAKRMDLDSCVPSTSSSHSTDSFMSQTGLQKKGKAPNLIAKLMGLEDIPLEPLTKAHHRQLDMEGKKLRKAELDKMRKPQPVPNKVDPRRVTLEEILETAHCQGLRRGSSVKELKSHSHQHTEFHSRRKSVDDVHPIVLMKPLRVPCFNPEEDLGPIVRGDGGFDTKMMLRRTRVRQWLDPGSIDRKEVTSKSSRMHFETELEEIPNERIIQEEGAKDHMKVASSPEEKEVRTINQRAGNANKMPRKLEAEKGPVKRHSHEERAKEHKEKEAKKRRDSSPSKADGTNPAAHKQLKEETTDKKVDKVQKVVTSSRKPVERESLKTKNVSKSEEQTKLTSMKLRKPGNGSITTDEHTSQQRTTTRKTITKHTTQTKSYSSKDRKPKEKQGSEHTAATTVAEILECKEEEKRIDVTCEIHSKKKESTITQVNEPSIEEDENVPEFRVEDHCGQSQSTTLSSEYGEDVRSSTKAEDEMTDIIIDFTSYKGENELKTLLLTTPTFINLAEELFHLNLSHPKISPPSTINNQAISDIKISFANEFIQRRSLPDSQMRHPLLLSCMGNPRTPLSIDQLVEEVRSGVETLESYRKVDFDEICVDSLYGILDRDMRCRGVVSGIWDMGWRNGFSVSEVEEAVNDLEKLFVSELIEEVLS, via the exons ATGTATAGATCATTCGTCACATGTGACGATCCGAAAGGGGTTGTAGAATGTGGGACAATTAGAAAATCCAAGGATGCATCTCAGAAAATTGAGGACAAATTGCAGAATCATAGAAGAGATAAGACCACAATGATGCCTCCTAGAGAAGAAGATTATCCGAGTCCGGCTTCATATCAGCTTCTTGAGGTCTCTAGAGGAGCTCAAAAACTGAACCAGTTGATTGATTCCTGGTCTAAAGGGCTGAGCTATGAGTCGAGCCGCGGGCAGTCGAAAGATGTTGCTAAAGAGTTGTTGAAAGGAGCTCTTGATCTGCAAGATTCTCTAACCATGCTTGGTAAGTTGCAGGAAGCTTCACATTATGTGTCTAAGTTGAAGAACAAGAAGCACAAGGAGAAGGTTGAAAGAGGAAGATTTGATGATGTATGGTGCGGGAGAACCACCCCGAGTCGATTTGGATGTCATGATCATAGGTTTTCTGGTGATGGGTCTTCAGGAGAGAGCATTGAGGAGCTTAGGAATGCAATTAGAGATGGCTTTGCTAGGCAGAATGTACTTGCAAATAGATGTTCGTTGGCGAAAAGAATGGATTTGGATTCGTGTGTTCCTTCGACGAGTTCATCCCATTCTACAGACTCCTTTATGTCACAAACAGGCTTGCAGAAGAAGGGTAAAGCTCCGAATTTGATTGCGAAGCTAATGGGGCTTGAAGACATTCCGTTGGAACCATTGACGAAAGCTCATCACAGACAGTTGGATATGGAGGGTAAGAAGTTGAGGAAAGCAGAATTGGATAAGATGAGGAAGCCTCAACCTGTACCGAACAAGGTAGATCCACGACGAGTAACACTTGAGGAAATACTTGAAACCGCACATTGTCAGGGGCTCCGAAGAGGCAGTTCTGTTAAAGAGCTTAAGTctcattctcatcagcacactGAATTCCATTCTAGACGAAAATCAGTTGACGATGTTCATCCGATTGTACTTATGAAACCTCTTCGTGTTCCTTGCTTCAATCCAGAAGAAGATCTTGGGCCAATAGTCCGGGGAGATGGAGGGTTTGACACAAAAATGATGCTGCGGAGAACGAGAGTAAGACAATGGCTCGATCCTGGATCAATAGATCGTAAAGAAGTAACCTCAAAGTCCAGCAGAATGCATTTCGAAACAGAACTAGAGGAGATCCCAAACGAAAGGATAATCCAGGAAGAAGGAGCTAAGGATCACATGAAGGTAGCTTCGAGTCCAGAAGAGAAAGAGGTGAGAACAATTAACCAAAGAGCTGGTAACGCGAACAAGATGCCAAGAAAACTCGAAGCAGAAAAGGGTCCGGTTAAAAGGCACAGCCATGAAGAAAGAGCTAAAGAACATAAGGAGAAAGAAGCTAAGAAGAGGAGAGATTCTTCGCCTTCTAAGGCGGACGGAACTAATCCTGCAGCTCACAAACAGCTGAAAGAAGAGACAACAGATAAGAAAGTAGATAAGGTTCAGAAGGTAGTGACCAGCAGCAGGAAACCAGTCGAGAGGGAGAGTTTGAAGACTAAAAATGTGTCGAAATCTGAAGAACAGACCAAGTTGACATCGATGAAGCTGAGAAAACCCGGAAATGGATCAATTACTACTGATGAACATACTTCACAACAGCGCACCACCACCCGAAAAACCATTACTAAACACACAACACAGACTAAGAGTTATAGTTCTAAGGATCGGAAGCCGAAGGAAAAGCAAGGCAGTGAGCATACAGCAGCTACAACAGTT GCTGAAATTTTAGAatgcaaagaagaagagaagaggatTGATGTCACATGTGAGATTCACTCCAAGAAGAAGGAATCAACCATCACACAAGTGAATGAACCGTCCATTGAGGAAGACGAAAACGTTCCCGAATTTCGGGTTGAAG ACCATTGTGGCCAAAGCCAGAGTACTACTCTGAGCTCTGAATACGGAGAAGATGTTCGATCTTCGACCAAAGCTGAAGACGAAATGACAGATATCATCATAGATTTCACAAGCTACAAAGGCGAAAACGAATTGAAAACATTACTCTTGACCACTCCAACATTTATAAACCTTGCAGAGGAGCTTTTTCATCTCAACCTGAGTCATCCAAAGATCTCACCACCATCTACCATCAACAATCAAGCAATTTCCGACATTAAAATCTCTTTCGCCAACGAGTTCATCCAACGTAGAAGCCTTCCAGATTCACAAATGCGACACCCTCTACTACTATCATGTATGGGAAATCCAAGAACTCCTCTATCTATAGACCAACTGGTGGAGGAAGTTCGAAGCGGAGTTGAGACTCTTGAAAGCTACCGAAAGGTTGATTTCGATGAGATTTGTGTTGATAGTCTTTACGGGATATTGGATAGAGATATGAGATGCAGAGGAGTAGTAAGTGGAATATGGGATATGGGTTGGAGGAATGGATTTAGTGTGAGTGAAGTTGAGGAAGCTGTGAATGATTTAGAAAAGTTGTTTGTAAGTGAATTGATAGAAGAGGTGCTTTCTTGA